The Streptomyces sp. NBC_01275 genome has a segment encoding these proteins:
- a CDS encoding molybdenum cofactor biosynthesis protein MoaE, whose translation MASTDDHPGEQAAQDPVKLIAVRDSALSLDEVFRAVGDDAAGGTALFVGTVRNHDGGADVDALGYSCHPSAEAEMRRIAEKVVAEYPVRALAAVHRIGDLRVGDLAVVVAVSCPHRGEAFEACRKLIDDLKHEVPIWKHQTFSDGTEEWVGAC comes from the coding sequence ATGGCATCCACTGACGACCATCCCGGCGAGCAGGCGGCGCAGGACCCCGTGAAGCTCATCGCCGTTCGTGACTCCGCGCTCTCGCTCGACGAGGTCTTCCGGGCCGTGGGGGACGACGCGGCCGGGGGGACGGCGCTGTTCGTGGGCACGGTGCGCAACCACGACGGGGGCGCCGACGTCGACGCGCTCGGGTACTCCTGCCATCCCAGCGCCGAGGCGGAGATGCGGCGGATCGCGGAGAAGGTCGTCGCCGAGTACCCGGTGCGGGCCCTGGCCGCGGTGCACCGGATCGGGGACCTGAGGGTCGGTGATCTCGCGGTGGTCGTCGCCGTCTCGTGCCCGCATCGGGGGGAGGCCTTCGAGGCCTGCCGGAAGCTGATCGACGACCTCAAGCACGAGGTGCCGATCTGGAAGCACCAGACGTTCTCGGACGGCACCGAGGAGTGGGTCGGCGCCTGCTGA
- a CDS encoding PPA1309 family protein has translation MSNTPMAASPLTRAVLEIDEYASGLGWDQPARLFALVDTARLRAQEPALAAQLGLQDEPATTGLTPIEQDEVPTDKPLDEFLATIAWPDAVVGCALTVERLMLPPSAEAQVPQGLSDAKLTKWVAEHPARQEVRMTVAVLRDGTRDSALRLREKDAPTEVLTGAGLVPGLAEALSATFEE, from the coding sequence ATGTCCAACACTCCCATGGCGGCGAGCCCGCTCACCCGGGCCGTACTCGAGATCGACGAGTACGCCTCCGGCCTCGGCTGGGACCAGCCCGCCCGCCTCTTCGCCCTCGTAGACACCGCACGGCTGCGGGCCCAGGAACCCGCGCTCGCCGCGCAGCTCGGCCTTCAGGACGAGCCCGCGACGACCGGTCTCACCCCGATCGAGCAGGACGAGGTGCCGACGGACAAGCCCCTCGACGAGTTCCTCGCCACGATCGCCTGGCCCGACGCGGTGGTCGGCTGCGCCCTCACCGTGGAGCGGCTGATGCTGCCCCCGTCCGCCGAGGCCCAGGTCCCGCAGGGGCTGAGCGACGCGAAGCTGACGAAGTGGGTGGCCGAGCACCCCGCGCGTCAGGAGGTCCGGATGACGGTCGCGGTGCTGCGCGACGGCACCCGCGACTCGGCCCTACGTCTGCGCGAGAAGGACGCCCCGACGGAGGTCCTCACCGGCGCGGGCCTGGTCCCCGGCCTTGCGGAGGCGCTGTCGGCGACCTTCGAGGAGTAG
- a CDS encoding zinc-dependent metalloprotease, whose product MSDTPFGFGLPPEEPEDGDEGKKKDSHSGGGQGPANPFGFGGLPGAGGFGGPGADNPLAAMFGSLNPTDLGAAFQQLGQMLSYEGGPVNWDMAKQIARQTVSQGTSDGVKDASIGPAERTAVEEAVRLADLWLDDATSLPSGAGSAVAWSRAEWVEATLPAWKELVDPVAERVGAAMGDVLPEEMQAMAGPLIGMMRSMGGAMFGQQIGQAVGVLAGEVVGSTDIGLPLGPAGRAALLPANIEAFGKDLGVSKEEVRLYLALREAAHQRLFAHVPWLRSHLFGAVDGYARGIKVDTAKLEDVVGQFDPQNPEQLQDALQQGMFQPEDTPQQKAALARLETALALVEGWVDAVVHAAAKPRLTSADALRETLRRRRATGGPAEQTFATLIGLELRPRRLRDASRLWASLTDARGVDGRDALWAHPDMLPTASDLDDPDGFVHREQLDFSELDKMLGEAASGGLGEKPNLKKDDGKKDDDKGDDTE is encoded by the coding sequence GTGAGTGACACCCCATTCGGATTCGGCCTTCCGCCGGAGGAGCCGGAAGACGGCGACGAGGGCAAGAAGAAGGACTCGCACAGCGGCGGTGGTCAGGGACCGGCCAACCCGTTCGGTTTCGGCGGGCTGCCCGGCGCCGGAGGCTTTGGCGGCCCCGGTGCGGACAATCCGCTCGCGGCCATGTTCGGTTCGCTGAACCCCACCGACCTGGGCGCCGCGTTCCAGCAGCTGGGCCAGATGCTCTCCTACGAGGGCGGTCCGGTGAACTGGGACATGGCCAAGCAGATCGCCCGCCAGACGGTGTCCCAGGGCACCTCCGACGGCGTCAAGGACGCGAGCATCGGCCCGGCCGAGCGCACCGCGGTCGAGGAGGCCGTCCGCCTCGCCGACCTGTGGCTGGACGACGCGACGTCCCTGCCGTCCGGCGCCGGCTCGGCGGTGGCGTGGTCGCGCGCCGAGTGGGTCGAGGCGACGCTGCCCGCGTGGAAGGAGCTGGTGGACCCGGTCGCCGAGCGCGTCGGCGCGGCCATGGGCGACGTCCTGCCGGAGGAGATGCAGGCCATGGCGGGCCCGCTGATCGGCATGATGCGCTCGATGGGCGGGGCGATGTTCGGCCAGCAGATCGGGCAGGCCGTCGGCGTGCTCGCGGGCGAGGTCGTCGGCTCGACCGACATCGGCCTGCCGCTCGGCCCGGCCGGCCGGGCCGCGCTGCTGCCGGCGAACATCGAGGCGTTCGGCAAGGACCTCGGCGTGTCGAAGGAGGAGGTGCGGCTCTATCTCGCCCTGCGCGAGGCCGCCCACCAGCGACTCTTCGCGCATGTGCCGTGGCTGCGCTCGCACCTGTTCGGTGCGGTCGACGGCTACGCGCGCGGGATCAAGGTCGACACCGCGAAGCTGGAGGACGTGGTCGGCCAGTTCGACCCGCAGAACCCCGAGCAGCTGCAGGACGCCCTCCAGCAGGGCATGTTCCAGCCGGAGGACACCCCGCAGCAGAAGGCCGCCCTGGCCCGGCTGGAGACGGCTCTGGCGCTCGTCGAGGGCTGGGTGGACGCGGTGGTGCACGCGGCCGCGAAGCCGCGTCTGACGTCCGCGGACGCGCTGCGCGAGACCCTGCGTCGGCGCCGCGCCACGGGCGGTCCGGCGGAGCAGACGTTCGCGACGCTGATCGGTCTGGAGCTGCGTCCGCGCCGGCTGCGCGACGCCTCCCGTCTGTGGGCCTCGCTGACGGACGCGCGCGGTGTCGACGGCCGGGACGCCCTCTGGGCCCACCCGGACATGCTCCCCACGGCCTCCGACCTGGACGATCCGGACGGCTTCGTGCACCGCGAGCAGCTGGACTTCTCCGAGCTGGACAAGATGCTCGGCGAGGCGGCGAGCGGCGGCCTCGGCGAGAAGCCGAACCTGAAGAAGGACGACGGCAAGAAGGACGACGACAAGGGCGACGACACCGAGTGA
- a CDS encoding PDZ domain-containing protein has translation MPRRTATMLASTLMLIALLCAGVLIPVPYAEMSPGPTVNTLGDHDGEPVLQISGRKTYATSGHLNMTTVRVTSADYRMNLVEAVYGWLAHDNKVVPHDTLYPDGKTEEQSTQENAEEFSQSQESAKVAALKELDVPVKSWVIVSTVVKGSPAEGRLHAGDVIKAVDGTAVKEPGDVAKLVTEHKPGEDVVFTIVPAKEQAAAEKANKTATKTQDITITTATSDDSGEKRAIVGISAGTDHTFPFTIDIKLADVGGPSAGLMFALGIYDKLTPGSLTGGTFVAGTGTIDDDGKVGPIGGIELKTVGARSQGARYFLTPADNCAAAAKDTPSGLRLVKVNTIDDALGALKDIRSGDTADLPKCTTK, from the coding sequence ATGCCACGCCGCACCGCGACGATGCTCGCCTCCACCCTGATGCTGATCGCGCTCCTGTGCGCGGGAGTGCTCATCCCCGTGCCGTATGCGGAGATGTCCCCGGGGCCGACGGTGAACACGCTCGGCGATCACGACGGCGAGCCGGTGCTGCAGATCTCCGGACGGAAGACGTACGCGACGAGCGGTCATCTGAACATGACCACCGTGCGGGTCACCAGCGCCGACTACCGGATGAACCTCGTGGAGGCCGTCTACGGATGGCTGGCGCACGACAACAAGGTCGTGCCGCACGACACGCTGTACCCGGACGGCAAGACCGAGGAGCAGTCCACCCAGGAGAACGCCGAGGAGTTCAGCCAGTCCCAGGAGAGCGCCAAGGTGGCGGCCCTGAAGGAGCTGGACGTCCCGGTGAAGTCCTGGGTGATCGTGTCCACCGTGGTGAAGGGGTCCCCGGCGGAGGGCAGGCTGCACGCCGGCGATGTGATCAAGGCCGTGGACGGGACCGCGGTGAAGGAGCCGGGCGACGTCGCGAAGCTGGTGACCGAGCACAAGCCGGGCGAGGACGTCGTGTTCACGATCGTTCCGGCCAAGGAACAGGCCGCCGCCGAGAAGGCGAACAAGACGGCGACCAAGACCCAGGACATCACCATCACCACCGCGACCTCCGACGACAGCGGCGAGAAGCGCGCCATCGTCGGGATCTCGGCCGGGACCGACCACACCTTCCCGTTCACCATCGACATCAAGCTGGCCGACGTCGGCGGCCCCAGCGCCGGCCTGATGTTCGCCCTCGGCATCTACGACAAGCTCACCCCGGGCAGTCTGACCGGCGGCACGTTCGTGGCCGGCACCGGGACCATCGACGACGACGGCAAGGTCGGTCCGATCGGCGGCATCGAGCTGAAGACGGTCGGCGCGCGCAGCCAGGGAGCCCGGTACTTCCTGACCCCCGCCGACAACTGCGCGGCCGCCGCCAAGGACACCCCTTCGGGGCTCAGGCTCGTCAAGGTGAACACCATCGACGACGCCCTCGGCGCGCTGAAGGACATCCGCAGCGGCGACACCGCCGACCTGCCGAAGTGCACGACGAAGTAA
- a CDS encoding NUDIX hydrolase — protein MTLYDDAVLVLKGHEGQEELRQSYLDHLAAHPDGMWKACGDGHITASALVIDPERGRVLLTLHKKLRMWLQMGGHCEPGDETLPAAALREATEESGIGGLTLLPGGPVRLDRHHTPCAWHYDVQYAALAPADAVEAISDESLDLRWFAYEEVADVADESVVRLLEATRARL, from the coding sequence GTGACTCTGTACGACGACGCGGTCCTCGTCCTGAAGGGGCACGAGGGCCAGGAAGAGCTGCGCCAGAGCTACCTGGATCACCTGGCCGCGCATCCGGACGGCATGTGGAAGGCCTGCGGGGACGGGCACATCACGGCGAGCGCGCTGGTGATCGACCCTGAGCGGGGCCGGGTGCTGCTGACCCTGCACAAGAAGCTGCGGATGTGGCTCCAGATGGGGGGCCACTGCGAACCGGGCGACGAGACGCTGCCGGCCGCCGCACTGCGCGAGGCCACCGAGGAGTCCGGCATCGGCGGGCTGACCCTGCTCCCCGGCGGCCCCGTGCGCCTGGACCGGCATCACACGCCGTGCGCGTGGCACTACGACGTTCAGTACGCGGCGCTCGCCCCGGCCGACGCCGTGGAGGCGATCAGCGACGAGTCCCTCGACCTGCGCTGGTTCGCCTACGAGGAGGTCGCGGATGTCGCGGACGAGTCGGTCGTACGGCTGCTGGAAGCGACCCGCGCCCGGCTCTGA
- a CDS encoding AIM24 family protein → MQSPLFAHNDLQTQERWSLQNKHMLRVTLEGHDDILARKGTMVAYQGLMEFDAEYQSNQQGRARAYTGEGLDLMRCHGQGTVYLANLAQHVHLVDVEQDGLTVDSSYVLAMDSSLHHEVIAVDSQYGISGSGKYQLNITGRGRVALMTSGAPLMMQVTPDRYVNCDADAIVAWSTGLRVQMQAQTHSSGVWRRRGNTGEGWELSFMGTGFALVQPSELLPPQNAAIGSGLAAQYGMGQHGARAQNQGNVWS, encoded by the coding sequence ATGCAGAGCCCACTGTTCGCCCACAACGACCTGCAGACCCAGGAGCGCTGGAGCCTGCAGAACAAGCACATGCTCCGCGTCACCCTGGAGGGCCACGACGACATCCTCGCCCGCAAGGGCACGATGGTCGCCTACCAGGGACTGATGGAGTTCGACGCCGAGTACCAGAGCAACCAGCAGGGACGCGCGCGTGCGTACACCGGCGAGGGCCTGGACCTGATGCGCTGTCACGGACAGGGCACCGTCTACCTCGCCAACCTCGCCCAGCACGTCCACCTCGTGGACGTCGAGCAGGACGGGCTGACCGTGGACAGCAGCTATGTGCTGGCCATGGACTCCTCGCTGCACCACGAGGTCATCGCCGTCGACAGCCAGTACGGCATCTCCGGCTCCGGGAAGTACCAGCTCAACATCACCGGCCGGGGCAGGGTCGCCCTGATGACCTCGGGCGCGCCGCTGATGATGCAGGTCACGCCCGACCGGTACGTCAACTGCGACGCCGACGCGATCGTCGCCTGGTCGACCGGGCTGCGCGTGCAGATGCAGGCACAGACGCACTCCTCCGGGGTGTGGCGCCGGCGCGGCAACACCGGGGAGGGCTGGGAGCTCAGCTTCATGGGCACCGGCTTCGCCCTCGTCCAGCCCAGCGAGCTGCTGCCGCCGCAGAACGCGGCGATCGGCTCCGGCCTCGCCGCGCAGTACGGGATGGGCCAGCACGGGGCGCGGGCGCAGAACCAGGGCAACGTCTGGAGCTGA
- a CDS encoding TerD family protein encodes MPREFQRGHKARISDLTAGTDLYVGVQITGPGLSFDISCFGLDADERLSDDRYFVFFNQPKSPEESIQLLGAQAGDTESFRITLDQIPPQIHKLAFTATIDGAGQMSQVGPGYVRIVAGGEEVARYAFNGSEFTTERAVMLGDFYLKDVWRFAAVGQGFDGGLEALLKNFGGEVMEEEAPAAPQQQPQTGAAPSFAPPAFGTPSAPVPAPAPAPQQPQPAAQGFAPPPGATPPPGPAPAPSVHAAPTIVAPLTPPGGGHVPPPAPAPAPYGQPQPPYNQPPQQQPYGQPAAPPASMPPGYGQPQAPQAPMPPGYGQQAPPGYGQQPPFGQVPGQQAYGVPQGAPQGGTGVAAALQQFKETPTGQRWTQQNKKLIRVDLGMGGQPVLARQGSMVLYQGKVDFSYKGAGFAGRIVGNATGQEMQLMRCTGQGQVFLAENSTMLHPIELQGDGICVSAENVLAFDESLQYEVRRIEGHGIPGGALFTMQFQGTGTIVVKTHGTPVVLPVTPTTFADCNAVVAWSAASQVVVSSQVRMRRNAYPGDTGESVNLQFRGAPGNFIVVQPYEV; translated from the coding sequence ATGCCCAGGGAATTCCAACGCGGCCACAAGGCCAGGATCAGTGACCTCACCGCGGGCACCGATCTGTACGTAGGCGTGCAGATCACCGGCCCCGGCCTGTCCTTCGACATCAGCTGCTTCGGCCTCGACGCCGACGAACGGCTCTCGGACGACCGGTACTTCGTCTTCTTCAACCAGCCGAAGTCCCCCGAGGAGTCCATCCAGCTCCTGGGCGCCCAGGCGGGCGACACGGAGTCCTTCCGCATCACCCTCGACCAGATCCCGCCGCAGATCCACAAGCTGGCGTTCACGGCGACGATCGACGGCGCCGGTCAGATGTCGCAGGTCGGTCCCGGCTATGTCCGTATCGTCGCGGGCGGCGAGGAGGTGGCCCGGTACGCGTTCAACGGCTCGGAGTTCACCACCGAGCGGGCCGTGATGCTGGGCGACTTCTATCTGAAGGACGTGTGGCGCTTCGCGGCCGTCGGGCAGGGCTTCGACGGCGGTCTGGAAGCGCTGCTGAAGAACTTCGGCGGCGAGGTGATGGAGGAGGAGGCCCCCGCGGCCCCGCAGCAGCAGCCGCAGACCGGCGCCGCTCCCAGCTTCGCCCCGCCCGCGTTCGGCACCCCGTCGGCCCCCGTCCCGGCGCCCGCTCCCGCCCCGCAGCAGCCGCAGCCCGCCGCACAGGGCTTCGCGCCGCCGCCCGGAGCGACCCCGCCGCCCGGCCCGGCGCCCGCGCCCTCGGTGCACGCCGCGCCGACCATCGTCGCGCCCCTGACCCCGCCCGGCGGCGGCCACGTCCCGCCGCCGGCCCCGGCCCCCGCGCCCTACGGCCAGCCCCAGCCGCCGTACAACCAGCCGCCGCAGCAGCAGCCGTACGGCCAGCCCGCCGCGCCGCCCGCCTCGATGCCGCCCGGCTACGGCCAGCCCCAGGCGCCCCAGGCCCCGATGCCCCCCGGCTACGGCCAGCAGGCCCCGCCCGGCTACGGCCAGCAGCCCCCGTTCGGCCAGGTCCCCGGCCAGCAGGCGTACGGCGTGCCGCAGGGCGCGCCCCAGGGCGGCACCGGAGTGGCCGCCGCGCTCCAGCAGTTCAAGGAGACCCCCACCGGGCAGCGCTGGACGCAGCAGAACAAGAAGCTGATCCGCGTCGACCTCGGCATGGGGGGCCAGCCCGTGCTCGCCCGGCAGGGCAGCATGGTGCTGTACCAGGGCAAGGTCGACTTCAGCTACAAGGGCGCGGGCTTCGCCGGCCGGATCGTGGGCAACGCGACCGGCCAGGAGATGCAGCTGATGCGCTGCACCGGCCAGGGACAGGTCTTCCTCGCCGAGAACTCCACGATGCTGCACCCCATCGAGCTCCAGGGCGACGGCATCTGCGTCTCCGCCGAGAACGTCCTCGCCTTCGACGAGAGCCTCCAGTACGAGGTCCGCCGGATCGAGGGCCACGGCATCCCCGGCGGCGCGCTGTTCACCATGCAGTTCCAGGGCACCGGCACGATCGTCGTGAAGACGCACGGCACGCCCGTCGTCCTGCCGGTCACCCCCACCACGTTCGCCGACTGCAACGCCGTGGTCGCCTGGTCGGCCGCCTCCCAGGTGGTCGTCTCCAGCCAGGTGCGGATGCGCCGCAACGCCTACCCCGGCGACACCGGAGAGAGCGTCAACCTCCAGTTCCGGGGCGCGCCCGGCAACTTCATCGTCGTCCAGCCGTACGAGGTCTGA
- a CDS encoding AIM24 family protein, producing MNQPLAGYAPAPVTARMENHGNHMLKVAMQTGNDLFARVGSMVAYEGFVQYEPNPPAVRQIARDWMTGEGAPLMKCTGDGLLYLADYGANVVVINLNGDGISVNATNLLAFDAHLTWGVERVKGLAKFAGQGLWNTKISGQGWVALTSRGKPIVVDCGGGEDETYVDPDALVAWSPNLKVKGKRSFKAQSLIGRGSGEAYQMAFSGQGIVVVQPSEDSTDRLRLRG from the coding sequence ATGAACCAGCCGCTCGCGGGCTATGCCCCCGCACCCGTCACCGCCCGCATGGAGAACCACGGCAACCACATGCTGAAGGTCGCCATGCAGACCGGAAACGACCTCTTCGCGCGCGTGGGCTCGATGGTCGCCTACGAAGGCTTCGTCCAGTACGAGCCCAACCCGCCGGCCGTGCGCCAGATCGCGCGCGACTGGATGACCGGCGAGGGCGCGCCCCTGATGAAGTGCACCGGCGACGGTCTGCTCTACCTTGCCGACTACGGCGCCAACGTCGTCGTGATCAACCTCAACGGCGACGGCATCTCCGTCAACGCCACCAACCTCCTCGCCTTCGACGCCCACCTCACCTGGGGCGTCGAGCGGGTCAAGGGGCTGGCGAAGTTCGCCGGACAGGGCCTGTGGAACACCAAGATCTCCGGGCAGGGCTGGGTCGCGCTGACCTCCCGGGGCAAGCCGATCGTCGTCGACTGCGGCGGCGGCGAGGACGAGACGTACGTCGACCCCGACGCGCTCGTCGCCTGGTCCCCGAACCTCAAGGTGAAGGGAAAGCGCAGCTTCAAGGCGCAGTCGCTCATCGGCCGGGGCAGCGGCGAGGCCTACCAGATGGCCTTCTCCGGCCAGGGCATCGTCGTCGTCCAGCCCAGCGAGGACAGCACCGACCGTCTCCGGCTCCGGGGCTGA
- a CDS encoding SDR family oxidoreductase, translating to MSSPDPQVRAARNHSTPGSARGPVVAVTGAATGVGALLTERLAASEEVRQVVAIDERRGECDAAQWHILDVRDPAIAEKLRGADVVVHLALDLDLGSEAAARTAYNVRGTQTVLTAAAAAGVHRVVLCTSAMVYGALEDNELPLSEDAELRATAEATGVGDLLEIERLARRAPRAHPGLNVTVVRPAVLVGGTDTALTRYFESPRLLVVAGSRPAWQFCHVEDLCSALEYAVLEKVDGELAVGCDGWLEQEEVEELSGIRRMELPSAVALGAAARLHRIGLTPSPAGDLAYTMYPWVVSGSRLHDAGWRAQWTNEEVLAELLEEVAGRHTVVGRRLGRKDATAAGAAGATVALLGAAAVVRRARKARRR from the coding sequence GTGAGTTCCCCAGATCCGCAGGTTCGCGCAGCGCGAAACCACTCAACCCCTGGCTCTGCGCGCGGGCCGGTCGTCGCCGTGACCGGCGCCGCGACCGGGGTCGGCGCACTGCTCACCGAGCGGCTCGCCGCGTCGGAGGAGGTCAGGCAGGTCGTCGCGATCGACGAGCGGCGGGGCGAGTGCGACGCGGCGCAGTGGCACATCCTCGACGTCCGCGACCCCGCCATCGCCGAGAAGCTGCGCGGGGCGGACGTCGTGGTCCATCTGGCGCTCGACCTCGACCTGGGGAGTGAGGCCGCCGCCCGGACGGCCTACAACGTGCGGGGGACGCAGACCGTGCTGACCGCCGCCGCGGCGGCCGGGGTGCACCGGGTGGTGCTGTGCACCTCCGCGATGGTCTACGGGGCGCTGGAGGACAACGAGCTGCCGCTGTCGGAGGACGCGGAGCTGCGGGCGACGGCGGAGGCGACCGGGGTCGGCGATCTGCTGGAGATCGAACGGCTGGCACGGCGGGCGCCTCGGGCGCATCCGGGGCTCAACGTCACCGTGGTGCGTCCTGCGGTGCTGGTGGGCGGCACGGACACCGCGCTGACCCGGTACTTCGAGTCGCCGCGGCTGCTGGTGGTGGCCGGGTCCCGTCCGGCCTGGCAGTTCTGCCACGTCGAGGACCTGTGCAGCGCTCTGGAGTACGCCGTCCTGGAGAAGGTCGACGGTGAGCTGGCCGTCGGGTGCGACGGCTGGTTGGAGCAGGAGGAGGTCGAGGAGCTCAGCGGGATCCGGCGGATGGAGCTGCCGTCGGCGGTCGCGTTGGGCGCGGCGGCCCGGCTGCACCGGATCGGGCTGACGCCCTCTCCCGCGGGAGATCTGGCGTACACGATGTACCCCTGGGTGGTGAGCGGGAGCCGGCTGCACGACGCGGGGTGGCGGGCGCAGTGGACCAACGAGGAGGTGCTCGCGGAGCTGCTGGAGGAGGTGGCCGGGCGGCACACGGTGGTCGGGCGGCGGCTGGGCCGCAAGGACGCCACGGCGGCGGGTGCGGCCGGCGCGACGGTGGCTCTGCTGGGCGCGGCGGCCGTGGTCCGGCGGGCTCGGAAGGCCCGGCGGAGGTAG
- a CDS encoding M48 family metallopeptidase, whose product MPADPPHRAGTTQRSTTSQPPSGSGTSAIEVRRSARRRRTVSAYREGDRTVVLIPARMSEAEEQRWVSVMLDKLAAQESRRVPGDAELAERAERLSAQCFGGRARPTSVRWVTNQNTRWGSCTPAEGSIRLSHRLKGMPEYVIDYVLAHELAHLLVPGHGPDFWRLLEAYPRTERARGYLEGVVAAERLPHLPGAREE is encoded by the coding sequence GTGCCCGCCGACCCACCGCACCGCGCCGGAACGACACAGCGCAGCACGACGAGCCAGCCGCCGAGCGGCTCGGGGACGAGCGCGATCGAGGTTCGCAGAAGCGCCCGTCGACGTCGGACGGTTTCCGCGTACCGCGAGGGCGATCGCACCGTCGTGCTCATCCCTGCCCGGATGTCCGAGGCGGAGGAGCAACGCTGGGTGAGCGTCATGCTCGACAAGCTGGCCGCCCAGGAGAGCCGGCGCGTGCCCGGCGACGCCGAGCTGGCCGAGCGCGCCGAGCGGCTGTCGGCCCAGTGCTTCGGCGGCCGGGCCCGCCCCACCTCGGTCCGCTGGGTGACCAACCAGAACACCCGCTGGGGCTCGTGCACGCCGGCCGAGGGCAGCATCCGCCTGTCGCACCGCCTCAAGGGCATGCCCGAGTACGTCATCGACTACGTCCTCGCCCACGAGCTCGCCCACCTGCTCGTGCCCGGCCACGGCCCCGACTTCTGGCGGCTGCTGGAGGCCTACCCGCGCACCGAGCGGGCCCGCGGCTACCTGGAGGGCGTGGTCGCCGCCGAACGGCTGCCCCACCTGCCCGGCGCGCGAGAGGAGTGA